Proteins encoded in a region of the Anopheles aquasalis chromosome 2, idAnoAquaMG_Q_19, whole genome shotgun sequence genome:
- the LOC126580170 gene encoding LIM and senescent cell antigen-like-containing domain protein 1 isoform X3, producing MSLGTMHCTRCDEGFEPHERIVNSNGQLWHTQCFVCAQCFRQFQDGIFYEFEGRKYCEKDFHILFAPCCSKCNDFVIGRVIKAMAANWHPHCFTCERCSAPLADSGFIRNQNRALCHDCNRIEKSDGLEKHICNKCHGVIDGAPLRFRGEVYHGYHFNCTSCGSELDSSAREVKNRSGYAANDMNELYCLRCHDRMGIPICGACRRPIEERVVTALGKHWHVEHFVCAKCEKPFLGHRHYEKRGLAYCETHYHQLFGNLCFVCNQVIGGDVFTALNKAWCVHHFSCSICDQKLDQKSKFFEYDEKPVCKKCYERFPTELRRRLRISHENTLKKAVA from the exons ATGTCGCTCGGCACCATGCACTGCACCCGTTGTGATGAGGGTTTTGAGCCACATGAACGCATCGTCAACTCGAACGGACAGCTTTGGCATACGCAATGTTTCGT GTGTGCCCAGTGTTTCCGGCAGTTTCAGGATGGCATATTTTACGAGTTCGAGGGTCGCAAGTACTGCGAGAAGGATTTTCACATCCTATTTGCGCCCTGTTGCAGCAAGTGCAACGATTTCGTGATCGGGCGCGTGATCAAGGCAATGGCGGCCAACTGGCATCCGCATTGCTTCACGTGTGAACGCTGCAGCGCACCGTTAGCGGATTCGGGTTTCATCCGCAATCAAAACCGTGCCCTCTGTCACGACTGCAATCGTATCGAGAAGTCGGACGGTCTGGAGAAGCACATCTGCAACAAGTGCCA CGGAGTTATCGATGGAGCACCACTGCGCTTTAGAGGAGAGGTGTACCATGGTTACCACTTCAACTGTACCTCTTGCGGTTCGGAGCTGGATTCTTCGGCACGCGAAGTGAAGAACCGTAGTGGCTACGCAGCGAATGATATGAACGAGCTGTACTGTTTGCGTTGCCATGACCGCATGGGTATTCCGATTTGTGGCGCCTGTCGGCGACCGATCGAGGAGCGTGTCGTTACGGCACTGGGGAAGCATTGGCACGTGGAG CACTTCGTCTGTGCTAAATGCGAAAAACCGTTCCTGGGCCATCGACACTACGAGAAACGGGGCTTGGCCTACTGCGAGACCCACTACCATCAATTGTTCGGCAATCTGTGCTTTGTGTGCAATCAAgtgatcggtggtgatg TTTTCACTGCGTTGAACAAGGCCTGGTGCGTGCACCACTTCTCTTGCTCGATCTGCGACCAAAAACTGGACCAGAAGTCCAAGTTTTTTGAGTACGACGAGAAACCGGTGTGCAAAAAGTGCTACGAGCGCTTCCCGACCGAACTCCGTCGTCGATTACGCATTTCGCACGAAAACACCCTCAAGAAGGCAGTTGCTTAA
- the LOC126580170 gene encoding LIM and senescent cell antigen-like-containing domain protein 1 isoform X2: MPPVAGVTTGNMSLGTMHCTRCDEGFEPHERIVNSNGQLWHTQCFVCAQCFRQFQDGIFYEFEGRKYCEKDFHILFAPCCSKCNDFVIGRVIKAMAANWHPHCFTCERCSAPLADSGFIRNQNRALCHDCNRIEKSDGLEKHICNKCHGVIDGAPLRFRGEVYHGYHFNCTSCGSELDSSAREVKNRSGYAANDMNELYCLRCHDRMGIPICGACRRPIEERVVTALGKHWHVEHFVCAKCEKPFLGHRHYEKRGLAYCETHYHQLFGNLCFVCNQVIGGDVFTALNKAWCVHHFSCSICDQKLDQKSKFFEYDEKPVCKKCYERFPTELRRRLRISHENTLKKAVA; the protein is encoded by the exons ATGCCTCCTGTTGCAGG TGTAACTACTGGCAACATGTCGCTCGGCACCATGCACTGCACCCGTTGTGATGAGGGTTTTGAGCCACATGAACGCATCGTCAACTCGAACGGACAGCTTTGGCATACGCAATGTTTCGT GTGTGCCCAGTGTTTCCGGCAGTTTCAGGATGGCATATTTTACGAGTTCGAGGGTCGCAAGTACTGCGAGAAGGATTTTCACATCCTATTTGCGCCCTGTTGCAGCAAGTGCAACGATTTCGTGATCGGGCGCGTGATCAAGGCAATGGCGGCCAACTGGCATCCGCATTGCTTCACGTGTGAACGCTGCAGCGCACCGTTAGCGGATTCGGGTTTCATCCGCAATCAAAACCGTGCCCTCTGTCACGACTGCAATCGTATCGAGAAGTCGGACGGTCTGGAGAAGCACATCTGCAACAAGTGCCA CGGAGTTATCGATGGAGCACCACTGCGCTTTAGAGGAGAGGTGTACCATGGTTACCACTTCAACTGTACCTCTTGCGGTTCGGAGCTGGATTCTTCGGCACGCGAAGTGAAGAACCGTAGTGGCTACGCAGCGAATGATATGAACGAGCTGTACTGTTTGCGTTGCCATGACCGCATGGGTATTCCGATTTGTGGCGCCTGTCGGCGACCGATCGAGGAGCGTGTCGTTACGGCACTGGGGAAGCATTGGCACGTGGAG CACTTCGTCTGTGCTAAATGCGAAAAACCGTTCCTGGGCCATCGACACTACGAGAAACGGGGCTTGGCCTACTGCGAGACCCACTACCATCAATTGTTCGGCAATCTGTGCTTTGTGTGCAATCAAgtgatcggtggtgatg TTTTCACTGCGTTGAACAAGGCCTGGTGCGTGCACCACTTCTCTTGCTCGATCTGCGACCAAAAACTGGACCAGAAGTCCAAGTTTTTTGAGTACGACGAGAAACCGGTGTGCAAAAAGTGCTACGAGCGCTTCCCGACCGAACTCCGTCGTCGATTACGCATTTCGCACGAAAACACCCTCAAGAAGGCAGTTGCTTAA
- the LOC126580170 gene encoding LIM and senescent cell antigen-like-containing domain protein 1 isoform X1, translating into MSALKLKPLEDSNLYKRRTTSKENLLHTGGGNGAAEPTSSVAHNFTGQPRHHVASANVKGAFYGTQSPATVSYPTESYYQQPKSPIRVANTATTAGTSVLVSQGDSSTMTPATPHQLLNKYPADSHSLLAATQQRKATVSNTAGPQLQSGATPRVYQNVSQPTSQPPRTYQNFVPSVAPQSPSTPTVRRMESQEQFGRTNVQSVSGVTTGNMSLGTMHCTRCDEGFEPHERIVNSNGQLWHTQCFVCAQCFRQFQDGIFYEFEGRKYCEKDFHILFAPCCSKCNDFVIGRVIKAMAANWHPHCFTCERCSAPLADSGFIRNQNRALCHDCNRIEKSDGLEKHICNKCHGVIDGAPLRFRGEVYHGYHFNCTSCGSELDSSAREVKNRSGYAANDMNELYCLRCHDRMGIPICGACRRPIEERVVTALGKHWHVEHFVCAKCEKPFLGHRHYEKRGLAYCETHYHQLFGNLCFVCNQVIGGDVFTALNKAWCVHHFSCSICDQKLDQKSKFFEYDEKPVCKKCYERFPTELRRRLRISHENTLKKAVA; encoded by the exons ATGAGTGCGCTCAAGTTAAAGCCGTTGGAGGATTCGAACCTCTACAAACGACGCACCACTTCGAAGGAGAATCTTCTGCATACGggcggcggcaacggtgcAGCAGAGCCTACTTCGTCCGTTGCGCACAATTTTACCGGACAGCCACGCCATCATGTGGCTAGTGCGAATGTGAAGGGCGCCTTCTATGGCACGCAGTCGCCCGCAACCGTGAGCTATCCAACGGAGAGCTACTATCAGCAACCCAAGTCACCGATAAGAGTGGCAAACACGGCCACGACCGCTGGTACATCAGTATTGGTATCGCAGGGTGACtcgtcgacgatgacgccaGCAACTCCCCACCAACTCCTAAACAAATATCCTGCCGATAGCCACAGTTTGCTAGCAGCCACGCAGCAACGGAAAGCCACAGTGTCCAACACAGCAGGCCCCCAGTTGCAATCGGGGGCAACTCCCAGAGTGTACCAGAACGTCAGTCAACCGACAAGTCAGCCACCGAGAACATACCAAAACTTTGTACCTTCGGTAGCGCCTCAGTCACCAAGTACTCCAACGGTCAGAAGAATGGAGTCGCAAGAACAGTTTGGCAGAACGAACGTGCAATCGGTGTCCGG TGTAACTACTGGCAACATGTCGCTCGGCACCATGCACTGCACCCGTTGTGATGAGGGTTTTGAGCCACATGAACGCATCGTCAACTCGAACGGACAGCTTTGGCATACGCAATGTTTCGT GTGTGCCCAGTGTTTCCGGCAGTTTCAGGATGGCATATTTTACGAGTTCGAGGGTCGCAAGTACTGCGAGAAGGATTTTCACATCCTATTTGCGCCCTGTTGCAGCAAGTGCAACGATTTCGTGATCGGGCGCGTGATCAAGGCAATGGCGGCCAACTGGCATCCGCATTGCTTCACGTGTGAACGCTGCAGCGCACCGTTAGCGGATTCGGGTTTCATCCGCAATCAAAACCGTGCCCTCTGTCACGACTGCAATCGTATCGAGAAGTCGGACGGTCTGGAGAAGCACATCTGCAACAAGTGCCA CGGAGTTATCGATGGAGCACCACTGCGCTTTAGAGGAGAGGTGTACCATGGTTACCACTTCAACTGTACCTCTTGCGGTTCGGAGCTGGATTCTTCGGCACGCGAAGTGAAGAACCGTAGTGGCTACGCAGCGAATGATATGAACGAGCTGTACTGTTTGCGTTGCCATGACCGCATGGGTATTCCGATTTGTGGCGCCTGTCGGCGACCGATCGAGGAGCGTGTCGTTACGGCACTGGGGAAGCATTGGCACGTGGAG CACTTCGTCTGTGCTAAATGCGAAAAACCGTTCCTGGGCCATCGACACTACGAGAAACGGGGCTTGGCCTACTGCGAGACCCACTACCATCAATTGTTCGGCAATCTGTGCTTTGTGTGCAATCAAgtgatcggtggtgatg TTTTCACTGCGTTGAACAAGGCCTGGTGCGTGCACCACTTCTCTTGCTCGATCTGCGACCAAAAACTGGACCAGAAGTCCAAGTTTTTTGAGTACGACGAGAAACCGGTGTGCAAAAAGTGCTACGAGCGCTTCCCGACCGAACTCCGTCGTCGATTACGCATTTCGCACGAAAACACCCTCAAGAAGGCAGTTGCTTAA
- the LOC126580335 gene encoding putative protein TPRXL, with protein sequence MLTSVNAVMSTSPSPPPGSSVTPFPATQQQQQQHQQQQPTLVSSSSCFSSSATISSSSSSSHSGGTNITNAALSLTPSAASNTYVSSPLSSPPTSVPALAAALMTSTASTTSTTPPAGGGNFATVRGCPAAITSTLPLLASPSSSSSQQRHHQQLVSLSFSSSSPSAGSTFSAPSSSPPTLVQSSTVASATSSLLINHLTSNHNGGSRTTIGKTSASSPYVISNRDDQREQSKEERRADEGQVPIMVGATNCSNNSGGSSSMLQKKAPLVSVVNDIAAGLANAVAAAVADAVTVATIGRNLNLNTTNSQQQQQQQQQQNQHSNNGNNFSQLRQQLEMGSGGSSSAAVVNVSPPPPIAGKYISPQAQITQQQHSSCVVHPAAVVKW encoded by the coding sequence ATGTTGACATCCGTAAATGCCGTGATGTcaacgtcaccgtcaccaccgccaggaTCCTCTGTTACACCGTTTCCAGcaacccaacagcaacagcaacaacatcagcagcaacaaccaacattagtatcgtcatcgtcgtgcttTTCTTCATCCGCAACCATCagctctagcagcagcagcagccacagcggcGGCACTAACATCACTAACGCCGCGCTATCGCtaacaccttcagcagcatcaaacacCTACGTTTCATCTCCGCTCTCGTCTCCACCGACATCGGTTCCGGCATTGGCGGCAGCATTAATGACCTCAACTGCATCTACTacatcaacaacaccaccagccggaGGAGGGAATTTTGCTACCGTCAGAGGCTGCCCAGCCGCCATAACGTCGACATTACCACTCCTtgcatcaccgtcatcatcgtcctcgcagcaacgccaccatcagcagctggTTTCGCTATCCTTCTCTTCATCTTCGCCATCAGCAGGATCAACATTTtcggcgccatcatcatctccaccgACCTTGGTACAATCATCAACAGTAGCTTCGGCAACATCATCACTGTTGATAAATCATCTCACAAGCAACCacaacggcggcagcaggaCCACCATTGGGAAAACGTCTGCATCATCACCTTATGTCATTTCCAATCGCGATGATCAACGGGAGCAGTCAAAAGAGGAGAGACGAGCGGATGAAGGACAAGTGCCGATTATGGTTGGCGCAACAAATTGTAGCAACAacagtggcggcagcagcagcatgttacAGAAGAAGGCCCCTCTAGTGAGCGTGGTGAACGATATCGCAGCTGGTCTGGCGaatgccgttgctgctgcggttgccgATGCGGTGACAGTGGCTACGATAGGCCGGAATTTGAATCTGAATACCACAAattcacaacagcagcagcagcagcagcagcaacaaaatcaGCATTCCAATAATGGAAACAACTTTTCGCAACTTCGGCAACAGCTGGAGATGGGAAGTGGTGGTAGttcttcagcagcagtggtCAATGtatctccaccgccaccaatcgCTGGAAAGTATATCTCTCCTCAAGCTCAGAtaacgcagcaacaacacagcaGCTGTGTtgtgcacccagcagcagttgtAAAGTGGTGA